In one Perca fluviatilis chromosome 7, GENO_Pfluv_1.0, whole genome shotgun sequence genomic region, the following are encoded:
- the si:dkey-34d22.1 gene encoding discoidin, CUB and LCCL domain-containing protein 1 isoform X2, whose amino-acid sequence MLAKCKNIRDPVKSLITGFWITFIVCSVGVHGQEGNGCGHTLLGTESGTLASQNYPGTYPSNTWCKWRLRVPEGRTLRLLFGDFDIESSAGCRNGSLVITDKSGIPSLGPVCGKLDASLNNVTFKSNEVTITFRSGPHRSGRGFLLSYTTDQYPDLISCLQRGSHSSSQLLSVYCPAGCKNITGDVWGNSEQGYRDTSVLCKSAVHAGAASDSLGGRVTVNRGRSLTLYESTFANGILSKMGSLSEKKLLFSQECNNILSVSGLNASSFRDENSQEYTMFWSSRNMDSSHEFLPWAADGNDPNPWVELGLSDRSNITGIITTVSNEYYIESYSLFFSKDRKAWKLYKGALSKEKKVFQAYTDGHLRVLNSFFPPVVARFVRLQPLSWHGRALAQVQVLGCPVAKVTPRSRSAAESPSINVNMDTPRPSPTPPSTTEGPVLVDTRQSSSQPVIVAVGVVLGLITCGSCLLAGVWWKRRKKDSQMKYSLTTSSQSFQAKSLSCPQSELISYPLERNVHDALPSPPLNDYAEPAVATIGPKVGSTFRPSSDEGYTTPFAFNHYDTPGNLPEYAEPLPPEPEYATPFSEQPSESNLPTLTGISHSNTHGPPVPAPTAGTRTPSSHAEYDCPSHRMLSNGYCTPALHVNGPRPVTVVYAEPKSSDSLLQKHTYEEPL is encoded by the exons ATGCTTGCAAAGTGTAAAAACATCCGGGATCCTGTGAAGTCTCTTATTACCGGTTTCTGGATCACTTTTATCGTCTGTTCCGTAGGTGTTCACGGCCAGGAGG GTAATGGCTGTGGACATACATTGCTGGGCACAGAGTCTGGCACATTGGCCTCTCAGAACTACCCAGGCACCTACCCCAGTAACACCTGGTGTAAGTGGAGGCTTCGAGTGCCAGAGGGGCGAACGCTGCGACTGCTGTTTGGGGATTTTGACATTGAGAGCAGTGCAGGCTGCAGGAATGGTTCTCTTGTGATCACAGACAAGAGCGGGATACCCAGTCTGG GTCCAGTGTGTGGGAAGCTTGATGCATCCCTGAACAATGTGACATTTAAAAGCAATGAAGTGACAATAACCTTCAGGTCAGGCCCACACCGCTCTGGACGAGGGTTTCTACTGTCCTATACCACAGACCAGTATCCAG ATCTCATTTCTTGTTTACAACGAGGATCTCATTCTAGCTCGCAGCTTTTGAG TGTGTACTGCCCTGCTGGGTGTAAGAATATCACAGGGGATGTTTGGGGAAACTCTGAACAGGGTTACAGAGAT ACCTCAGTCCTGTGCAAGTCTGCAGTCCATGCTGGAGCTGCATCTGATAGTCTGGGAGGCCGTGTCACTGTGAACCGTGGGAGAAGTCTTACACTCTATGAATCCACCTTTGCCAATGGAATCCTTTCAAAAAT GGGATCATTATCAGAAAAGAAGCTGCTCTTCAGCCAAG AATGCAACAACATCCTGAGTGTTTCTGGTTTAAATGCCTCATCTTTCCGGGATGAAAACAGTCAAGAGTACACAATGTTCTGGTCCTCCAGAAACATGGATTCTAGCCATGAGTTCCTACCCTGGGCAGCAGACGGTAATGATCCAAATCCGTGGGTGGAGCTGGGGCTGAGTGATAGAAGCAATATCACAG GAATAATAACAACGGTATCAAACGAGTACTACATAGAATCCTACAGTCTTTTTTTCAGCAAGGACAGAAAGGCTTGGAAGCTGTACAAAGGTGCTCTcagcaaagaaaaaaag GTGTTTCAGGCCTATACGGATGGCCACCTCAGGGTTCTCAACAGCTTTTTCCCTCCGGTGGTGGCTCGGTTTGTCCGGCTACAGCCACTCAGCTGGCATGGCCGAGCGTTAGCTCAGGTACAAGTCCTGGGCTGTCCTGTTGCCAAGGTAACACCAAGGTCCCGCTCAGCTGCTG AATCTCCATCCATCAATGTTAACATGGACACACCACGGCCCAGCCCCACTCCTCCTTCCACCACAGAGGGCCCAGTGTTAGTGGATACCAGACAGA GCTCCAGTCAGCCAGTAATAGTGGCAGTGGGAGTGGTCCTGGGGCTGATAACGTGCGGCAGTTGTTTGTTGgctggagtctggtggaagaGAAG GAAAAAAGATTCACAAATGAAGTACTCCTTAACCACAA GTAGTCAGAGTTTCCAGGCAAAGAGTCTCTCCTGCCCACAATCAGAGCTCATCTCTTACCCTCTGGAGCGAAATGTCCATGATGCTCTACCTAGCCCTCCTCTTAATG ACTATGCAGAGCCTGCTGTTGCAACTATTGGACCGAAGGTTGGGTCAACATTCAGACCCTCCTCAGATGAGGGCTACACCACCCCCTTCGCCTTCAACCATTATGACACTCCTGGCAACCTGCCGGAGTATGCCGAGCCTCTTCCCCCAGAGCCTGAGTACGCCACGCCATTCAGTGAGCAGCCCTCCGAGTCCAACCTACCGACTTTGACAGGGATCAGTCACAGCAATACACATGGACCCCCTGTACCAGCACCTACCGCTGGTACCAGGACGCCATCCAGCCACGCTGAGTATGACTGTCCCTCGCACAGGATGCTTTCCAATGGCTACTGCACTCCTGCACTACATGTCAATGGCCCCCGGCCGGTCACCGTGGTCTATGCTGAGCCCAAGTCATCGGACTCTTTACTACAGAAGCACACATATGAGGAGCCTTTGTGA
- the si:dkey-34d22.1 gene encoding discoidin, CUB and LCCL domain-containing protein 1 isoform X1, translated as MLAKCKNIRDPVKSLITGFWITFIVCSVGVHGQEGNGCGHTLLGTESGTLASQNYPGTYPSNTWCKWRLRVPEGRTLRLLFGDFDIESSAGCRNGSLVITDKSGIPSLGPVCGKLDASLNNVTFKSNEVTITFRSGPHRSGRGFLLSYTTDQYPDLISCLQRGSHSSSQLLSVYCPAGCKNITGDVWGNSEQGYRDTSVLCKSAVHAGAASDSLGGRVTVNRGRSLTLYESTFANGILSKMGSLSEKKLLFSQECNNILSVSGLNASSFRDENSQEYTMFWSSRNMDSSHEFLPWAADGNDPNPWVELGLSDRSNITGIITTVSNEYYIESYSLFFSKDRKAWKLYKGALSKEKKVFQAYTDGHLRVLNSFFPPVVARFVRLQPLSWHGRALAQVQVLGCPVAKVTPRSRSAAESPSINVNMDTPRPSPTPPSTTEGPVLVDTRQSSSQPVIVAVGVVLGLITCGSCLLAGVWWKRRKKDSQMKYSLTTTGSQSFQAKSLSCPQSELISYPLERNVHDALPSPPLNDYAEPAVATIGPKVGSTFRPSSDEGYTTPFAFNHYDTPGNLPEYAEPLPPEPEYATPFSEQPSESNLPTLTGISHSNTHGPPVPAPTAGTRTPSSHAEYDCPSHRMLSNGYCTPALHVNGPRPVTVVYAEPKSSDSLLQKHTYEEPL; from the exons ATGCTTGCAAAGTGTAAAAACATCCGGGATCCTGTGAAGTCTCTTATTACCGGTTTCTGGATCACTTTTATCGTCTGTTCCGTAGGTGTTCACGGCCAGGAGG GTAATGGCTGTGGACATACATTGCTGGGCACAGAGTCTGGCACATTGGCCTCTCAGAACTACCCAGGCACCTACCCCAGTAACACCTGGTGTAAGTGGAGGCTTCGAGTGCCAGAGGGGCGAACGCTGCGACTGCTGTTTGGGGATTTTGACATTGAGAGCAGTGCAGGCTGCAGGAATGGTTCTCTTGTGATCACAGACAAGAGCGGGATACCCAGTCTGG GTCCAGTGTGTGGGAAGCTTGATGCATCCCTGAACAATGTGACATTTAAAAGCAATGAAGTGACAATAACCTTCAGGTCAGGCCCACACCGCTCTGGACGAGGGTTTCTACTGTCCTATACCACAGACCAGTATCCAG ATCTCATTTCTTGTTTACAACGAGGATCTCATTCTAGCTCGCAGCTTTTGAG TGTGTACTGCCCTGCTGGGTGTAAGAATATCACAGGGGATGTTTGGGGAAACTCTGAACAGGGTTACAGAGAT ACCTCAGTCCTGTGCAAGTCTGCAGTCCATGCTGGAGCTGCATCTGATAGTCTGGGAGGCCGTGTCACTGTGAACCGTGGGAGAAGTCTTACACTCTATGAATCCACCTTTGCCAATGGAATCCTTTCAAAAAT GGGATCATTATCAGAAAAGAAGCTGCTCTTCAGCCAAG AATGCAACAACATCCTGAGTGTTTCTGGTTTAAATGCCTCATCTTTCCGGGATGAAAACAGTCAAGAGTACACAATGTTCTGGTCCTCCAGAAACATGGATTCTAGCCATGAGTTCCTACCCTGGGCAGCAGACGGTAATGATCCAAATCCGTGGGTGGAGCTGGGGCTGAGTGATAGAAGCAATATCACAG GAATAATAACAACGGTATCAAACGAGTACTACATAGAATCCTACAGTCTTTTTTTCAGCAAGGACAGAAAGGCTTGGAAGCTGTACAAAGGTGCTCTcagcaaagaaaaaaag GTGTTTCAGGCCTATACGGATGGCCACCTCAGGGTTCTCAACAGCTTTTTCCCTCCGGTGGTGGCTCGGTTTGTCCGGCTACAGCCACTCAGCTGGCATGGCCGAGCGTTAGCTCAGGTACAAGTCCTGGGCTGTCCTGTTGCCAAGGTAACACCAAGGTCCCGCTCAGCTGCTG AATCTCCATCCATCAATGTTAACATGGACACACCACGGCCCAGCCCCACTCCTCCTTCCACCACAGAGGGCCCAGTGTTAGTGGATACCAGACAGA GCTCCAGTCAGCCAGTAATAGTGGCAGTGGGAGTGGTCCTGGGGCTGATAACGTGCGGCAGTTGTTTGTTGgctggagtctggtggaagaGAAG GAAAAAAGATTCACAAATGAAGTACTCCTTAACCACAA CAGGTAGTCAGAGTTTCCAGGCAAAGAGTCTCTCCTGCCCACAATCAGAGCTCATCTCTTACCCTCTGGAGCGAAATGTCCATGATGCTCTACCTAGCCCTCCTCTTAATG ACTATGCAGAGCCTGCTGTTGCAACTATTGGACCGAAGGTTGGGTCAACATTCAGACCCTCCTCAGATGAGGGCTACACCACCCCCTTCGCCTTCAACCATTATGACACTCCTGGCAACCTGCCGGAGTATGCCGAGCCTCTTCCCCCAGAGCCTGAGTACGCCACGCCATTCAGTGAGCAGCCCTCCGAGTCCAACCTACCGACTTTGACAGGGATCAGTCACAGCAATACACATGGACCCCCTGTACCAGCACCTACCGCTGGTACCAGGACGCCATCCAGCCACGCTGAGTATGACTGTCCCTCGCACAGGATGCTTTCCAATGGCTACTGCACTCCTGCACTACATGTCAATGGCCCCCGGCCGGTCACCGTGGTCTATGCTGAGCCCAAGTCATCGGACTCTTTACTACAGAAGCACACATATGAGGAGCCTTTGTGA
- the si:ch211-79k12.2 gene encoding zinc finger protein 436, with the protein MDKEKCGDNRAQCSWMEMHQFIGDLLTSGNALKDQPDVLNAAWGMPPPPPAITMAGAAGGGEALRFKGASLEPRPARDKPEAEAGRRVQPGASQRKGEVRDRRDDVHNACTCPGCPYSTCPASFETLKPRQSLSSPPRSDAVCHPKDLSSTAPMSLSMCLPDTNEPSSTTSELETRASSRPQREPADRGPQKQDQTPASRASSGSLSHLSMFPCLCCHRSLQTCTQILSHQEGPDSPFSHAHHFRHHHCPITSCLPCPQLARSHAPQLSGPFPCLPCQRSFPTCTQVCHHQHRQTPPQQQEDSGRAAPTMLSLHPCMHCSASFSRPSQLLQHQRSEHAHKPPGFLCTECGRAFNSHSNLRIHLNVHTGARPYTCSDCGKSFSQSGALKIHRRIHTGERPYSCRFCGRGFPHLAGVRAHQRTHTGEKPYCCSQCGKCFTQSGALKIHMRIHTGERPFICSFCEKGFSNRSGIRFHYRTVHGITPDHAGEAGAGDAYRGPAGRGYPPGRPRTYPQASVGLNTTNSPESNLHTAPNSREGSVSTAAHHKSQSEGANPGSSREGLLYACEDCGLRFKDAPSRNRHQTLMHYSYEGREEEEEEEEDGQRKESGTNKGVRDNSAA; encoded by the exons ATGGACAAAGAGAAGTGTGGCGACAAT CGTGCTCAGTGCTCCTGGATGGAGATGCATCAGTTCATTGGTGACCTTCTCACATCTGGAAACGCCTTAAAGGATCAGCCAGATGTGCTGAACGCAGCATGGGGTatgccaccaccaccaccagctaTAACTATGGCTggtgctgctggtggtggtgaggCTCTGCGGTTCAAAGGTGCTTCACTTGAACCTCGACCTGCCCGGGACAAGCCTGAGGCCGAGGCGGGCCGACGGGTCCAGCCTGGGGCATCGCAGAGGAAGGGAGAGGTCAGAGACAGGAGAGACG ATGTGCATAATGCCTGCACCTGCCCTGGCTGCCCTTACTCCACTTGTCCAGCTTCCTTTGAGACTTTAAAACCCAGACAATCTTTGTCCTCGCCCCCACGCTCGGATGCAGTGTGCCACCCCAAAGACCTCAGCAGTACCGCTCCGATGAGTCTCAGCATGTGCTTACCGGACACCAATGAGCCGAGCAGCACCACGTCTGAGCTAGAGACCAGGGCGTCCAGCCGACCGCAGAGGGAGCCTGCAGACCGAGGGCCTCAGAAACAAGACCAGACTCCCGCTTCCAGAGCGTCCTCGGGCTCTTTGTCCCACCTCTCCATGTTTCCCTGCTTGTGTTGCCATCGCAGCCTACAAACCTGCACCCAGATACTGAGCCACCAGGAAGGCCCAGACTCCCCGTTTTCTCACGCCCATCATTTTCGTCACCACCACTGTCCCATAACGTCTTGTTTACCCTGCCCTCAGCTCGCCCGCTCTCACGCTCCACAGCTCTCTGGCCCTTTTCCCTGCCTGCCTTGCCAGCGCTCCTTTCCTACCTGTACCCAGGTCTGCCACCaccagcacagacagacacccccTCAGCAACAAGAGGACAGCGGCAGGGCAGCTCCGACCATGCTGTCGCTCCATCCCTGTATGCACTGCTCTGCCTCTTTTTCCAGACCGTCCCAGTTGCTGCAGCACCAGCGCTCTGAGCACGCTCACAAACCACCCGGCTTCCTCTGCACAGAGTGCGGCAGGGCCTTTAACTCGCACAGCAATCTCCGCATCCACCTCAACGTGCACACCGGTGCCCGGCCCTACACGTGCTCCGACTGCGGGAAGAGTTTTAGCCAGTCGGGGGCTCTGAAGATCCACAGGCGGATACACACAGGTGAAAGGCCATATTCCTGTCGATTTTGCGGCAGGGGGTTTCCCCACCTGGCAGGGGTCCGGGCCCATCAGAGGacccacacaggagagaagccctACTGCTGTAGCCAGTGTGGCAAATGCTTCACCCAGTCAGGGGCTCTTAAGATCCATATGCGCATCCACACAGGGGAGAGACCCTTCATCTGCAGCTTCTGCGAGAAAGGCTTTTCCAACCGCTCCGGGATCCGCTTCCACTACCGCACAGTCCACGGGATTACCCCTGATCACGCTGGAGAAGCTGGAGCTGGGGATGCGTATCGGGGACCAGCAGGCCGTGGTTATCCACCTGGGCGTCCCAGGACTTATCCTCAAGCCAGCGTGGGGCTAAATACAACTAACAGTCCAGAGAGTAATTTGCACACAGCTCCAAATTCCAGAGAGGGTTCGGTGTCGACCGCTGCTCATCACAAATCTCAGTCAGAGGGAGCAAACCcaggcagcagcagagagggGCTTCTGTATGCATGTGAAGACTGTGGCCTGCGTTTTAAGGATGCCCCGTCCCGGAACAGACATCAGACTCTGATGCACTACTCCTAtgagggaagagaggaggaggaggaggaggaggaggatgggcAGAGGAAAGAGTCAGGGACAAACAAGGGGGTCCGCGATAACAGCGCGGCGTGA